A portion of the Streptomyces coeruleoprunus genome contains these proteins:
- a CDS encoding LamG domain-containing protein, with translation MPAGRRRSGSQGAVVALSLALIAGGGAFAYPEEATAASRPARQAPQLTAAGASALAAQTGEPVEVVAERTEYAQTMANPDGTYTLTQSTVPQRVRAQDGTWRNIDVTLEQRADGTVGPKAAAVDLSFSGGGSGKNLIRLASPRGAVELGWPGTLPQPRLEGATATYPEVYKGVDLQLTATAEGYREVLVVKSAEAAANPELDKVELTATGRGLTLAPGGGGGLRAVDQDGNTIFNGPSGLMWDSAGDDTGAQPQLLRAADASGTTEETTDPAAPAKGDATAELPVQVTDGQIAVQPDTKLLRGADTVYPVYIDPSLGLGVSERTVLSSDGDRFWNFTGDHGVGRCYRVGPYYCDADHTNRMYFEFSPTHLSGKYVIDATFRAFETWSFSCSPHWLDLWRTDNISESTRWPGPAQLDLMGDRNVSAGRSTDCTPEQPDSWIEFNDAASETDENLTTTVRNFADGKFSRLTLLLRAKDETNADAWKRFDDNAELKVVYVLKPGMVTDDGIIPGDGTMQGCSVSDATPEVATRLDPTLQARLQTGVQPASDLERGSLRARFHVQRKEGANWVDHGTYAMPSTGYYVDDSLARQRLVNGTDGTLYRVRSLTQSYWTYEGVTTAINSPYKRWCYFKIDLFGPKAPQVTSNGVYSLCADDALCDPAGGPYVAGSFRLRPNAVDTDISGYRWWLDTEPVGAHRVTGAQVDIAPLPTEAGLRILTVQAIDVRDRAGETTTFKFNVAPPDGPVGRWRLDDGTLDSSTSTVTFKDTATVGTRHDLTLKPVGTRAVWSATGRRGDNDRSLLLNNDLADTAARTGSATTNGAPLRTQDSFTVSAWAMLSDSGKTRIVASAPGSSTSAAFNLFYSASAKKWVFNRAVADSSTPAYVSAPADTANPPLNVWTHLAGVFDTKGDTDKANDTIQLFVNGRPQGSPVELGKNPAYTPWASTAGMTVGASKAGEYFLGRIDEVGVWQYALMPEQVRYDSELKVDGTPATELVAQWNAASTANGQVAQTTSYAARPLTLSPTGVTTNVDGTALDLDGVGGHLATTGPVTDETASFTVSAEVRLDKAKFTALPVGAKTYVFGQSTPDGKESSWALWVEKVSTSGYLWRFGRTATDATGNVIATSSTASLSSATLDTTVQVTGVYDAAEKTINGVGNTRLYVGDEEQVDPETAPLASFTTPLQGGGQVAAGRGIAAGVNGHFLPGSVIDLRVWSGAMTRQGVLQKVLRLAP, from the coding sequence ATGCCTGCCGGCAGACGAAGATCAGGAAGCCAGGGCGCCGTCGTGGCGCTCAGCCTGGCGCTCATAGCGGGAGGCGGCGCGTTCGCGTACCCGGAGGAGGCCACGGCCGCCTCCAGACCGGCGCGGCAAGCGCCACAGCTCACGGCGGCGGGCGCGTCGGCGCTCGCCGCCCAGACCGGCGAACCGGTCGAGGTGGTCGCGGAGCGCACCGAGTACGCGCAGACGATGGCCAACCCGGACGGCACGTACACGCTGACACAGTCGACCGTGCCGCAGCGCGTCCGTGCCCAGGACGGCACCTGGCGGAACATCGACGTGACGCTGGAGCAGCGCGCGGACGGCACTGTGGGGCCCAAGGCGGCCGCCGTTGACCTGTCGTTCTCGGGAGGAGGCAGCGGCAAGAACCTGATCCGCCTGGCCTCGCCCCGCGGCGCGGTCGAACTGGGCTGGCCCGGAACCCTCCCCCAGCCACGCCTGGAGGGGGCCACGGCCACGTACCCCGAGGTGTACAAGGGCGTGGACCTGCAGCTCACCGCGACGGCGGAGGGCTACCGCGAGGTGCTGGTCGTCAAGTCGGCGGAAGCGGCGGCCAACCCGGAACTCGACAAGGTCGAACTCACGGCGACGGGCAGGGGCCTGACCCTCGCGCCGGGCGGCGGAGGTGGCCTGCGGGCCGTCGACCAGGACGGCAACACCATCTTCAACGGCCCGTCCGGCCTCATGTGGGACTCCGCCGGCGACGACACCGGGGCACAGCCCCAGCTGCTCCGAGCCGCCGACGCGAGCGGTACCACAGAGGAGACGACCGACCCGGCCGCGCCGGCCAAGGGCGACGCGACTGCGGAGCTTCCTGTTCAGGTGACGGACGGCCAGATCGCCGTACAGCCCGACACGAAGTTGCTGCGGGGCGCGGACACGGTCTACCCGGTCTACATCGACCCGTCTCTCGGCCTGGGCGTTTCCGAGCGCACCGTGCTCTCCAGCGACGGCGACCGTTTCTGGAACTTCACCGGTGACCACGGCGTCGGCCGCTGCTACCGCGTCGGCCCGTACTACTGCGACGCCGACCACACGAACCGGATGTACTTCGAGTTCTCGCCGACGCACCTGTCCGGGAAGTACGTCATCGATGCCACCTTCCGTGCGTTCGAGACCTGGTCCTTCTCCTGCAGCCCGCACTGGCTGGACCTGTGGCGCACGGACAACATCTCCGAGTCCACCCGCTGGCCGGGCCCGGCGCAGCTCGACCTGATGGGCGACCGCAATGTCTCGGCAGGACGCAGTACAGACTGCACGCCGGAGCAGCCGGACTCCTGGATCGAGTTCAACGATGCCGCGAGCGAGACGGACGAGAACCTGACGACGACCGTCCGTAATTTCGCCGACGGCAAGTTCTCCCGTCTGACCCTACTGCTCCGTGCGAAGGACGAGACCAACGCGGACGCGTGGAAGCGGTTCGACGACAACGCCGAACTCAAGGTCGTCTACGTCCTCAAGCCGGGCATGGTGACGGACGACGGGATCATTCCGGGCGACGGCACCATGCAGGGGTGCTCCGTGTCGGACGCGACCCCGGAAGTCGCCACGCGCTTGGACCCGACTCTCCAAGCCCGGCTCCAGACGGGGGTCCAGCCCGCCAGCGATCTGGAGCGCGGCTCTCTGCGCGCCCGGTTCCACGTCCAGAGGAAGGAGGGCGCGAACTGGGTCGATCACGGCACCTACGCCATGCCCTCCACCGGCTACTACGTGGACGACAGCCTGGCCAGGCAGCGTCTGGTGAACGGCACCGACGGCACTCTCTACCGCGTCCGTTCCCTGACCCAGTCGTACTGGACCTACGAAGGGGTCACGACCGCCATCAACTCCCCGTACAAACGGTGGTGCTACTTCAAGATCGACCTGTTCGGTCCCAAGGCGCCCCAGGTGACGTCGAACGGTGTCTATTCGCTCTGCGCGGATGATGCCCTGTGCGACCCTGCCGGCGGCCCGTACGTGGCCGGATCCTTCAGGCTCCGGCCGAACGCCGTGGACACCGACATCTCCGGCTACCGCTGGTGGCTGGACACCGAGCCGGTTGGCGCACACCGAGTCACCGGCGCGCAGGTGGACATCGCTCCGCTCCCGACGGAGGCGGGCCTCCGGATACTGACCGTGCAGGCCATTGACGTACGCGACCGCGCGGGCGAAACCACCACATTCAAGTTCAACGTCGCGCCCCCTGACGGCCCGGTGGGCCGTTGGCGCCTGGACGACGGCACGCTGGACTCGTCGACGTCGACTGTGACGTTCAAGGACACCGCCACGGTGGGCACCCGTCATGACCTCACGCTCAAGCCTGTCGGGACCAGGGCCGTCTGGTCGGCCACCGGTCGGCGGGGAGACAACGACCGGTCGCTCCTGCTGAACAACGACCTCGCCGACACGGCAGCCCGTACAGGCAGCGCCACAACCAACGGAGCCCCGCTCCGTACGCAGGACTCGTTCACCGTCTCCGCATGGGCCATGCTGAGCGACAGCGGCAAGACCCGCATCGTCGCCTCGGCACCGGGTAGCAGCACATCGGCGGCCTTCAACCTGTTCTACTCGGCGAGCGCGAAGAAGTGGGTGTTCAACCGCGCGGTGGCGGACTCCTCCACCCCGGCCTATGTCAGCGCGCCGGCGGACACAGCCAATCCGCCGCTCAATGTGTGGACACATCTCGCCGGGGTCTTCGACACCAAGGGCGACACCGACAAGGCGAACGACACCATCCAGTTGTTCGTCAACGGACGCCCGCAGGGTTCCCCCGTGGAGCTTGGTAAGAATCCCGCGTACACACCGTGGGCATCGACGGCGGGCATGACGGTCGGGGCCTCCAAGGCCGGCGAGTACTTCCTGGGCCGCATCGACGAGGTCGGCGTCTGGCAGTACGCGCTGATGCCGGAACAGGTGCGCTACGACAGTGAGCTCAAGGTCGACGGCACCCCCGCGACCGAGCTGGTCGCCCAGTGGAACGCCGCGTCCACAGCCAATGGCCAGGTGGCGCAGACCACCTCCTACGCGGCACGCCCCCTGACCCTCTCCCCGACCGGCGTCACGACGAACGTGGACGGCACGGCCCTGGACCTGGACGGCGTCGGCGGTCACCTGGCCACCACGGGGCCGGTCACGGACGAGACGGCATCCTTCACCGTCAGCGCCGAGGTCCGCCTCGACAAGGCCAAGTTCACCGCACTGCCCGTGGGCGCCAAGACCTACGTATTCGGTCAGTCCACGCCGGACGGCAAGGAGTCGTCCTGGGCACTCTGGGTCGAGAAGGTCAGTACGAGCGGGTACCTGTGGCGCTTCGGGCGCACCGCGACCGATGCGACGGGCAACGTGATCGCCACATCGTCCACCGCATCGCTGTCCAGTGCGACCCTCGATACGACGGTGCAGGTGACCGGCGTGTACGACGCCGCTGAGAAGACCATCAACGGCGTCGGCAACACGCGTCTGTACGTCGGCGACGAGGAACAGGTGGACCCCGAGACCGCCCCGTTGGCCTCCTTCACCACTCCTCTGCAGGGAGGCGGGCAGGTGGCGGCCGGGCGCGGGATCGCGGCAGGCGTGAACGGGCACTTCCTTCCCGGGTCGGTGATCGACCTCAGGGTCTGGTCGGGCGCGATGACGCGCCAAGGCGTCCTTCAGAAGGTTCTGAGGCTCGCGCCCTAG
- a CDS encoding ABC transporter substrate-binding protein, whose product MSIRRRPAALAATATALVLAVSLSACTGSSAGAADDDPGAKVTLTFWHGWSAPSEVKAVDAAVKRFQDAHPNITVKAVPNVTDDKIQQALRAGGSNAPDVVSSFTTDNVGKFCSSGAFADLQPFIEKSRIDLAATFPKARLDYTEFNGVRCTLPLLGDAYGLYYNKDAFKKAGITGPPRTWSEFDRVAVKLTKAKGDSYEQLGFMPNFHGYESTPGHLVAQWGPTYFGADGKSAIARDPAFAAMFTWQKNLIGKLGGFAKLERYRNTFGDEWSAKHPFHTGQVAMQLDGEWRLGMTADAKVPFEVGVAPLPVPDDRADEYGKGYLSGTITGIASTSRKQNAAWELVKYLTTDTDAVVSFANELRNVPSTNAALASPKLKLDPRFKVFLDIARHPKSNTTPASVNGGAYQVTLQEFGYLHESGREKDLEAGLARTAAQIDTDIAKAK is encoded by the coding sequence ATGTCCATACGCCGGCGCCCCGCCGCCCTCGCCGCGACCGCCACCGCCCTCGTCCTCGCCGTGTCCCTCTCCGCGTGCACCGGCTCCTCCGCCGGTGCCGCCGACGACGACCCCGGCGCCAAGGTGACGCTCACCTTCTGGCACGGCTGGTCCGCGCCCTCCGAGGTGAAGGCCGTCGACGCGGCCGTCAAGCGGTTCCAGGACGCGCACCCCAACATCACCGTCAAGGCCGTCCCCAACGTCACCGACGACAAGATCCAGCAGGCCCTGCGGGCCGGAGGTTCCAACGCCCCCGATGTCGTGTCGTCGTTCACGACCGACAACGTCGGGAAGTTCTGCTCCTCCGGTGCCTTCGCCGATCTGCAGCCGTTCATCGAGAAGTCGAGGATCGATCTTGCGGCGACCTTCCCGAAAGCCCGGCTCGACTACACGGAGTTCAACGGCGTCCGCTGCACCCTGCCCCTCCTCGGCGACGCCTACGGGCTCTACTACAACAAGGACGCCTTCAAGAAGGCGGGGATCACCGGTCCCCCCAGGACCTGGAGCGAGTTCGACCGGGTCGCCGTCAAGCTGACCAAGGCCAAGGGCGACTCGTACGAGCAGCTCGGCTTCATGCCGAACTTCCACGGGTACGAGTCGACTCCCGGGCACCTTGTCGCCCAGTGGGGGCCCACCTACTTCGGCGCGGACGGGAAGTCCGCCATCGCCCGCGATCCCGCCTTCGCCGCCATGTTCACCTGGCAGAAGAACCTCATCGGGAAGCTCGGCGGGTTCGCGAAGCTGGAGAGGTACCGCAACACCTTCGGTGACGAGTGGAGCGCCAAGCACCCCTTCCACACCGGCCAGGTGGCCATGCAGCTCGACGGCGAGTGGCGGCTCGGCATGACCGCCGACGCCAAGGTGCCGTTCGAGGTGGGCGTCGCCCCGCTGCCCGTGCCGGACGACCGGGCCGACGAGTACGGGAAGGGCTACCTGTCCGGGACGATCACGGGCATCGCGTCCACGAGCCGTAAGCAGAACGCCGCCTGGGAGCTGGTGAAGTACCTGACCACCGACACGGACGCCGTGGTCTCCTTCGCCAACGAGTTGCGCAACGTCCCCTCCACGAACGCCGCGCTCGCCTCCCCGAAGCTCAAGCTCGACCCGCGCTTCAAGGTGTTCCTCGACATCGCCCGGCACCCCAAGTCCAACACCACTCCCGCCTCCGTCAACGGCGGCGCCTACCAGGTAACCCTCCAGGAGTTCGGCTACCTCCACGAGTCCGGCAGGGAGAAGGACCTCGAGGCCGGGCTGGCCCGGACCGCCGCGCAGATCGACACCGACATCGCGAAGGCCAAGTAG
- a CDS encoding ROK family transcriptional regulator has translation MNDRAALDLLLEHGPLSRTRIGKLTGLSKPTASQLLARLEAAGLVVATGTTEGRPGPNAQLYAVNPRAAHAAGLDVNPRRIRAAVADVTGAVVGEFELATPGRRRQGGALADVGQALDGALHAAGLAREDLHRVVIGTPGAFDPSTGRLRYASHLPGWHSPSLLEELAAALPMPVEYENDVNLVAVAEQRLGVARGHQDFVLLWNEEGLGSALVLGGRLHRGFTGGAGEVGFLPVPGAPLVRHVAKAGSGGFQELAGAQVLPKLARELGIDVPADGDYVRVAEQLLLDAAEDDSGARARLLDVYATGLATGLASLVAVLDPELVVLSGGVVVAGGAPLLERIRAELGELAASRPRLVVGDVQRHPVLRGALEVALAATRDDVFDTSAR, from the coding sequence ATGAATGATCGGGCCGCGCTCGATCTGTTGCTGGAGCACGGGCCGCTGTCCCGGACCCGGATCGGGAAGTTGACCGGGCTGTCCAAGCCCACCGCCTCCCAGTTGCTCGCCCGGCTCGAAGCCGCCGGGCTCGTCGTGGCGACCGGGACCACCGAGGGGCGGCCCGGGCCCAACGCGCAGTTGTACGCCGTCAATCCGCGGGCCGCCCACGCCGCCGGGCTCGATGTGAATCCGCGGCGTATCCGCGCCGCCGTCGCCGATGTCACCGGGGCCGTCGTGGGCGAGTTCGAGCTGGCGACGCCCGGGCGGCGGCGTCAAGGAGGCGCCCTCGCCGATGTCGGGCAGGCTCTGGACGGGGCCCTCCACGCCGCCGGGCTCGCGCGGGAGGATCTCCATCGGGTCGTCATCGGGACGCCCGGTGCCTTCGATCCCTCCACCGGGCGCCTGCGGTACGCCTCCCACCTGCCCGGATGGCACTCCCCCAGCCTGCTGGAGGAGCTGGCCGCCGCGCTGCCCATGCCCGTCGAGTACGAGAACGACGTCAACCTCGTCGCCGTCGCCGAGCAGCGGCTCGGGGTCGCCCGCGGCCATCAGGACTTCGTGTTGCTGTGGAACGAGGAGGGGTTGGGGTCCGCACTCGTCCTCGGCGGGCGGCTCCACCGCGGCTTCACCGGTGGCGCCGGCGAGGTGGGCTTCCTGCCCGTGCCCGGTGCGCCCCTCGTCCGGCACGTCGCCAAGGCCGGCAGCGGTGGCTTCCAGGAGCTGGCCGGTGCCCAGGTGCTCCCGAAGCTCGCCCGTGAGCTGGGGATCGACGTACCGGCGGACGGTGATTACGTGCGCGTCGCCGAGCAGCTGCTGCTCGACGCCGCCGAGGACGACTCCGGGGCCAGGGCCCGGCTCCTCGACGTCTACGCCACCGGGCTCGCCACCGGCCTCGCCTCCCTCGTCGCCGTCCTCGACCCCGAACTCGTCGTCCTGTCCGGCGGTGTCGTCGTCGCCGGCGGCGCGCCCCTGCTGGAGCGGATCCGGGCCGAGCTGGGCGAGCTCGCCGCCTCCCGGCCCCGCCTCGTCGTCGGCGACGTCCAGCGCCATCCCGTCCTGCGCGGTGCCCTCGAAGTCGCCCTCGCCGCCACCCGCGACGACGTCTTCGACACCTCCGCGCGATGA
- a CDS encoding 6-phospho-beta-glucosidase, with protein sequence MKLAVVGGGSTYTPELIDGFARLRDTLPIGELVLVDPAADRLELVGGLARRIFARQGHPGTVTTTTDLEAGVDGADAVLLQLRVGGQAARQQDETWPLECGCVGQETTGAGGLAKALRTVPVVLDIAERVRRASPDAWIIDFTNPVGIVTRALLQAGHKAVGLCNVAIGLQRKFARLLDVAPRDVHLEHVGLNHLTWELGVRLGGPDGADVLPKLLAEHGDAIADDLRLPRALLDRLGVVPSYYLRYFYAHDEVVDELRTKPSRAAEVAEMERRLLEMYGDPALDEKPELLAKRGGAFYSEAAVDLAAALLGGSGGVQVVNTRNDGTLPFLPDDAVVEVPARVDGSGARPLPVRPLDPLYAGLVAAVTAYEDLALEAALRGGRDRVFRALLAHPLVGQYTYADTLTDRLIAHNREHLAWA encoded by the coding sequence ATGAAACTCGCTGTCGTGGGGGGCGGCTCCACCTACACCCCCGAACTGATCGACGGGTTCGCGCGGCTGCGCGACACGCTGCCCATCGGTGAACTCGTCCTCGTCGACCCGGCCGCCGACCGACTGGAGCTGGTGGGCGGGCTCGCCCGGCGGATCTTCGCCCGGCAGGGCCACCCCGGGACCGTGACCACCACCACCGATCTGGAGGCGGGCGTCGACGGCGCCGACGCCGTGCTGCTCCAGCTGCGCGTGGGCGGACAGGCGGCCCGGCAGCAGGACGAGACGTGGCCGCTGGAGTGCGGCTGCGTCGGGCAGGAGACGACGGGCGCGGGCGGCCTGGCGAAGGCGCTGCGGACCGTGCCGGTCGTCCTCGACATCGCGGAGCGGGTACGGCGGGCCAGCCCCGACGCCTGGATCATCGACTTCACCAACCCGGTGGGCATCGTGACCCGGGCGCTCCTCCAGGCCGGCCACAAGGCCGTCGGGCTGTGCAACGTGGCCATCGGACTCCAGCGGAAGTTCGCCCGGCTCCTCGACGTGGCCCCCCGCGACGTGCATCTGGAGCACGTGGGGCTCAACCACCTGACGTGGGAGCTGGGCGTACGGCTCGGCGGCCCGGACGGTGCCGACGTGCTGCCGAAGCTGCTGGCGGAGCACGGCGACGCGATCGCCGACGACCTGCGGCTGCCGCGGGCGCTGCTCGACCGGCTGGGCGTGGTCCCCTCGTACTACCTGCGGTACTTCTACGCGCACGACGAGGTCGTCGACGAGCTGCGGACCAAGCCGTCGCGGGCCGCCGAGGTCGCGGAGATGGAGCGGCGGCTGCTGGAGATGTACGGCGACCCGGCGCTGGACGAGAAGCCGGAGCTGCTGGCGAAGCGGGGCGGCGCCTTCTATTCGGAGGCGGCGGTCGACCTGGCGGCGGCGCTGCTCGGCGGGAGCGGCGGGGTGCAGGTGGTCAACACGCGCAACGACGGCACGCTGCCGTTCCTGCCGGACGACGCGGTCGTCGAGGTGCCGGCCCGGGTGGACGGGTCGGGGGCCCGGCCGCTGCCGGTGCGGCCGCTGGATCCGCTGTACGCGGGGCTGGTCGCGGCCGTCACCGCGTACGAGGACCTGGCGCTGGAGGCGGCGCTGCGCGGCGGGCGCGACCGGGTGTTCCGGGCGCTGCTGGCGCACCCGCTGGTCGGGCAGTACACGTACGCGGACACGCTCACCGACCGGCTGATCGCGCACAACCGGGAGCACCTGGCGTGGGCGTGA
- a CDS encoding sugar ABC transporter permease has product MSPWLVGFAVFFAYPLLSTVYFSFTHYDGFRQPEFNGLENWTYVFTDYPAFWPAMGNTLWLVVVMVACRVVFGLGVGLLVTKIKTGAGVFRTLFYLPYLAPPVAATLAFVFLLNPGTGPVNGLLEGAGLPAPGWFGDPDWSRPALTLLAVWGVGDLMVIFMAALLDVPREQYEAAELDGASAWQRFRYVTLPAISPIVLFAVVTGVIQTMQYYTQPLVAGKVASGIIGNSGQQFEPGYPEKSTLTLPQLVYNLGFQRFDYGSACVVALVLFALAMAFTALLMRRRGGLVQVGG; this is encoded by the coding sequence ATGTCGCCGTGGCTCGTCGGGTTCGCGGTGTTCTTCGCGTATCCGCTCCTGTCGACGGTGTACTTCTCCTTCACGCACTACGACGGGTTCCGGCAGCCCGAGTTCAACGGCCTGGAGAACTGGACGTACGTCTTCACCGACTACCCGGCGTTCTGGCCGGCGATGGGCAACACGCTGTGGCTGGTCGTCGTGATGGTCGCCTGCCGGGTGGTGTTCGGGCTCGGGGTCGGACTGCTCGTCACGAAGATCAAGACCGGGGCGGGGGTCTTCCGGACGCTGTTCTACCTGCCGTACCTCGCGCCGCCCGTGGCGGCCACACTCGCCTTCGTCTTCCTGCTCAACCCGGGGACCGGGCCCGTGAACGGGCTGCTGGAGGGCGCCGGGCTGCCGGCGCCCGGCTGGTTCGGTGACCCGGACTGGTCGAGGCCCGCGCTCACGCTGCTCGCCGTGTGGGGCGTCGGCGACCTGATGGTGATCTTCATGGCGGCGCTGCTCGACGTACCGAGGGAGCAGTACGAGGCGGCGGAGCTGGACGGGGCGTCGGCGTGGCAGCGGTTCCGGTACGTGACGCTGCCGGCGATCTCCCCGATCGTGCTGTTCGCCGTGGTCACCGGGGTCATCCAGACCATGCAGTACTACACACAGCCCCTGGTCGCCGGGAAGGTGGCCTCCGGGATCATCGGCAACAGCGGCCAGCAGTTCGAGCCCGGCTACCCGGAGAAGTCGACGCTGACGCTGCCGCAGCTGGTGTACAACCTGGGCTTCCAGCGCTTCGACTACGGCTCCGCCTGTGTGGTCGCCCTGGTGCTGTTCGCCCTCGCCATGGCCTTCACCGCGCTGCTGATGCGGCGGCGCGGCGGGCTCGTCCAGGTGGGTGGGTGA
- a CDS encoding DUF4328 domain-containing protein has translation MLRSPVGLSYAVVALLALVVAVDLFAIYASLNMRDLMGDIVSGDFTADRLEEANRADRLSYFSTSLALMSLIAAGVVFIVWFHRTRTNAGIFHPELQRRGPGWAIGSWFIPIANLWIPRQIAGDIWDASEQDKRESRTVLNAWWAAWVISTVLNQMAARMYYRAEEPAALRTALTVDVISGVVDMAAAVLAMLFVRKLTALQHAKALRGPQETVVPA, from the coding sequence GTGCTGCGCTCACCGGTCGGCCTCTCGTACGCGGTCGTCGCGCTGCTCGCGCTGGTCGTGGCCGTCGACCTGTTCGCGATCTACGCCTCGCTGAACATGCGGGACCTGATGGGGGACATCGTGTCGGGCGACTTCACGGCGGACAGGCTCGAGGAGGCGAACAGGGCCGACCGGCTGTCGTACTTCTCCACCTCGCTGGCCCTGATGAGCCTCATCGCGGCAGGTGTCGTCTTCATCGTGTGGTTCCACCGGACACGAACCAACGCAGGCATCTTCCACCCCGAACTGCAGCGGCGCGGGCCGGGCTGGGCGATCGGATCCTGGTTCATCCCGATCGCCAACCTCTGGATCCCCCGGCAGATCGCGGGCGACATCTGGGACGCCAGCGAGCAGGACAAGCGCGAGTCACGCACGGTCCTGAACGCCTGGTGGGCGGCATGGGTGATCTCGACGGTGCTCAACCAGATGGCGGCCAGGATGTACTACCGGGCGGAAGAACCGGCAGCACTGCGGACGGCGCTGACGGTGGATGTGATCAGCGGCGTCGTCGACATGGCGGCGGCCGTCCTGGCGATGCTCTTCGTCCGCAAGCTGACCGCCCTGCAGCACGCCAAGGCCTTGCGGGGTCCGCAGGAGACCGTGGTTCCGGCCTGA
- a CDS encoding carbohydrate ABC transporter permease has product MSTLADKRRRVVLHWIGVHALGVAAALFFVLPFVFVVLTSLMSDQQALTRDLVPDTWEWGNYTAVLHTPGFTDWWRNTLLYAGLGTVLTVVSSIPVAYALAKFRFRGQRAALMLVVSMMMLPPQVVVIPMYLFWAKQLDLSGSLWPLIIPMAFGDAFSIFLLRQFLLTIPDEYLDAARVDGCGELRTLLRVVLPMARPGIAAVALFQFFYAWNDYFGPQIYASENPAAWTLSYGLESFKGAHHTNWNLTMAATVLVMAPVILVFFFAQKAFVEGVTLTGVKG; this is encoded by the coding sequence ATGAGCACGCTCGCCGACAAGCGGCGCCGGGTCGTCCTGCACTGGATAGGGGTGCACGCCCTCGGGGTGGCCGCCGCGCTGTTCTTCGTCCTCCCGTTCGTCTTCGTCGTGCTGACGTCCCTGATGAGCGATCAGCAGGCCCTGACCCGCGACCTCGTCCCCGACACCTGGGAGTGGGGCAACTACACGGCGGTGCTCCACACGCCGGGCTTCACGGACTGGTGGCGCAACACCCTGCTGTACGCGGGGCTCGGGACTGTCCTGACCGTCGTGTCGTCGATCCCCGTGGCGTACGCCCTGGCGAAGTTCCGCTTCCGCGGGCAGCGGGCGGCGCTGATGCTGGTGGTCTCGATGATGATGCTGCCACCGCAGGTCGTCGTCATCCCGATGTACCTGTTCTGGGCGAAGCAGCTGGACCTGTCGGGCAGCCTGTGGCCGCTGATCATCCCCATGGCGTTCGGGGACGCGTTCTCCATCTTCCTGCTGCGGCAGTTCCTGCTGACCATCCCGGACGAGTACCTGGACGCGGCCCGGGTCGACGGGTGCGGGGAGCTGCGGACGCTGCTGCGGGTGGTGCTGCCGATGGCCCGGCCGGGCATCGCCGCGGTCGCGCTGTTCCAGTTCTTCTACGCCTGGAACGACTACTTCGGGCCGCAGATCTACGCCTCCGAGAACCCGGCCGCCTGGACGCTCAGCTACGGGCTCGAGTCGTTCAAGGGCGCGCACCACACCAACTGGAATCTGACCATGGCCGCGACGGTCCTCGTCATGGCCCCCGTGATCCTCGTCTTCTTCTTCGCCCAGAAGGCGTTCGTCGAGGGCGTCACGCTGACCGGAGTGAAGGGGTAG